From a single Bacteroidota bacterium genomic region:
- a CDS encoding response regulator transcription factor, with the protein MNDISRTLRALIVDDEAHAKMIMRALLQRVDPQVEIIGEASNLMEAVDLIQSHSPDIVFMDIEMPGHSGLDIRKYLGSPVQFALVFVTAYDQYAIQAMRISAIDYLLKPLDVNELQECMVRIRARLDLDHDQDIRLKLLEDNRKSNSPVKIAIQTLTETHYLNLEDLMYLEADGMYSVFRLADQKIVASKPIKVYEAMLPKNFFRIHRSYLVNLDFVRQYSSSDSAIVVLKNGMELPLARNRREEFLEANQHRDRL; encoded by the coding sequence ATGAATGACATTTCCCGCACCTTGCGTGCCCTGATCGTGGATGATGAGGCTCATGCGAAGATGATCATGCGTGCCCTCTTGCAACGTGTGGATCCCCAGGTGGAAATCATCGGTGAAGCATCCAACCTGATGGAAGCGGTCGATCTCATCCAATCGCATTCGCCAGACATTGTTTTCATGGATATTGAAATGCCGGGACATTCGGGTCTTGATATTCGGAAATATCTGGGGAGCCCAGTTCAGTTTGCCCTCGTTTTCGTGACGGCTTATGATCAATATGCCATCCAAGCGATGCGGATCAGTGCGATTGATTACCTGCTCAAGCCACTCGATGTGAATGAGTTGCAGGAGTGCATGGTTCGGATTCGTGCGCGACTTGATTTGGATCATGACCAAGACATTCGCTTGAAACTGCTGGAAGATAACCGGAAATCCAATTCACCTGTCAAGATCGCCATCCAAACTTTGACAGAAACCCATTATCTGAACCTTGAGGATTTGATGTACTTGGAAGCGGATGGGATGTACTCCGTGTTTAGGCTTGCGGATCAGAAAATCGTGGCCTCCAAACCCATCAAAGTTTATGAAGCCATGCTCCCGAAAAACTTCTTCCGCATCCACCGCAGCTACTTGGTCAACTTGGATTTTGTAAGGCAATATTCCAGCTCCGATAGCGCAATCGTGGTATTGAAGAATGGAATGGAACTTCCATTGGCGAGGAACCGGCGGGAAGAATTCCTGGAAGCAAATCAGCATAGGGATCGGTTGTAG